In Motilibacter rhizosphaerae, one DNA window encodes the following:
- a CDS encoding branched-chain amino acid ABC transporter permease: MSDFVNQFWSSTIGGLAIGSIYALVALGYTLVYGVLRLINFAHSEIFMIGTFGAVLALSWFDLSSPLTGFMLVFVLLVAALAGMVAAGGSAVVLERIAYRPLRKRGTSRLAALISAIGASLFLQELFAARIQGHAVHLTGRDYVNTDRVMEKKSLLHIGDGVVRSDQLLVFASAIVMMVVLDVFVNRTRLGRGIRATAQDSESAVLMGIDIDRVVMLTFLIGGAMAGLAGTLYVVYFEQTKNIIGFVLGIKAFTAAVLGGIGNLRGALLGGLAIGLVENYGASITGAEWKDVITFSILVLVLLFRPTGLLGEALGRSKA, translated from the coding sequence TTGAGCGACTTCGTGAACCAGTTCTGGTCGTCCACCATCGGAGGGTTGGCGATCGGGTCGATCTACGCGCTGGTGGCTCTGGGCTACACCCTGGTCTACGGCGTGCTGCGGCTCATCAACTTCGCGCACTCCGAGATCTTCATGATCGGCACGTTCGGTGCCGTGCTGGCCCTGTCGTGGTTCGACCTCAGCTCCCCGCTGACCGGGTTCATGCTGGTCTTCGTCCTGCTCGTCGCCGCCCTCGCGGGCATGGTGGCCGCCGGGGGCAGTGCCGTCGTCCTCGAGCGGATCGCGTACCGGCCGCTGCGCAAGCGCGGCACCAGCCGGCTCGCGGCGCTGATCTCGGCCATCGGCGCGAGCCTCTTCCTGCAAGAGCTGTTCGCCGCCCGCATCCAGGGGCACGCGGTGCACCTGACGGGCCGCGACTACGTCAACACCGACCGCGTGATGGAGAAGAAGTCCCTGCTGCACATCGGGGACGGCGTCGTCCGCTCCGACCAGCTGCTGGTCTTCGCGTCCGCGATCGTCATGATGGTCGTGCTCGACGTGTTCGTGAACCGCACCCGCCTCGGGCGCGGTATCCGGGCGACGGCGCAGGACAGCGAGAGCGCGGTGCTCATGGGCATCGACATCGACCGCGTCGTCATGCTGACGTTCCTCATCGGCGGCGCCATGGCGGGCCTCGCCGGCACGCTCTACGTCGTCTACTTCGAGCAGACGAAGAACATCATCGGGTTCGTGCTCGGCATCAAGGCGTTCACGGCCGCGGTGCTGGGCGGCATCGGCAACCTGCGCGGCGCCCTGCTGGGCGGTCTCGCGATCGGGCTGGTGGAGAACTACGGCGCCAGCATCACCGGCGCGGAGTGGAAGGACGTCATCACGTTCTCGATCCTCGTGCTGGTCCTGCTGTTCCGTCCGACGGGCCTGCTCGGCGAGGCCCTGGGGAGGTCGAAGGCATGA
- a CDS encoding branched-chain amino acid ABC transporter substrate-binding protein — translation MRNVTRGTAVLATLAALSFGVSACGSSSKSDSGAGSSSGSSAAGSAAASTGGGGGSSSSSVTFGFMGALTGPNAQLGINIKNGAKLAIDQYDASNPSVKIVLKDYDTTGDPAQASALAPKVVDDKVAAVIGPAFSGESKTADPTLEEAKIPNISASATNALLSKNGWKFWHRVLANDDVQGPGVAKFIVGALGAKKVAVIDDQSEYGKGLADVVTKTIGSAATVKDSIDPKADDYSSTVNKIKGGSVDAIFYGGYYAEAAKFLKQLRDGGVTAKFVSGDGALDQKLIDGAKSAAEGAFLSCTCVLATASDDPAVQKFIDDYTKAYGTSPATYSAEGFDAATALIKAVQAGKTSPGDINTFLGTVDFKGVSKPIKFAADGELTSGSVYMHEVKDGKIIALGDYTTAKPQ, via the coding sequence TTGCGGAACGTCACGCGGGGGACTGCGGTCCTGGCGACGCTCGCCGCTCTGAGCTTCGGCGTCAGCGCCTGCGGGAGCAGCAGCAAGAGCGACTCCGGGGCGGGTTCCAGCTCCGGGTCGAGCGCGGCCGGCAGTGCGGCGGCGAGCACCGGCGGCGGCGGGGGCAGCAGCTCCTCGTCGGTCACCTTCGGCTTCATGGGTGCGCTGACCGGCCCCAACGCCCAGCTGGGCATCAACATCAAGAACGGCGCGAAGCTCGCCATCGACCAGTACGACGCGAGCAACCCGTCGGTGAAGATCGTCCTCAAGGACTACGACACCACCGGTGACCCCGCCCAGGCCTCGGCCCTGGCGCCGAAGGTCGTCGACGACAAGGTCGCCGCCGTCATCGGCCCGGCGTTCTCCGGCGAGTCGAAGACCGCCGACCCGACGCTGGAGGAGGCGAAGATCCCGAACATCTCCGCCTCGGCCACGAACGCCCTGCTGTCGAAGAACGGCTGGAAGTTCTGGCACCGCGTCCTCGCCAACGACGACGTGCAGGGCCCCGGCGTCGCGAAGTTCATCGTCGGCGCGCTCGGCGCCAAGAAGGTCGCCGTCATCGACGACCAGAGCGAGTACGGCAAGGGCCTCGCCGACGTCGTGACCAAGACCATCGGCTCGGCCGCCACGGTCAAGGACTCCATCGACCCGAAGGCCGACGACTACTCCTCGACGGTGAACAAGATCAAGGGCGGCAGCGTCGACGCGATCTTCTACGGCGGCTACTACGCCGAGGCGGCGAAGTTCCTCAAGCAGCTGCGCGACGGCGGCGTCACCGCCAAGTTCGTCTCCGGTGACGGCGCGCTCGACCAGAAGCTGATCGACGGTGCCAAGTCGGCGGCCGAGGGCGCGTTCCTCTCCTGCACCTGCGTGCTGGCGACCGCGTCCGACGACCCGGCGGTGCAGAAGTTCATCGACGACTACACCAAGGCGTACGGCACCAGCCCGGCGACCTACAGCGCCGAGGGCTTCGACGCGGCGACCGCGCTCATCAAGGCGGTCCAGGCCGGCAAGACGAGCCCCGGGGACATCAACACCTTCCTCGGCACGGTGGACTTCAAGGGCGTCTCGAAGCCCATCAAGTTCGCCGCCGACGGTGAGCTGACCTCCGGCTCGGTCTACATGCACGAGGTCAAGGACGGCAAGATCATCGCGCTCGGCGACTACACCACCGCCAAGCCGCAGTAG
- a CDS encoding ANTAR domain-containing response regulator: MPTPTTERRVVIAEDEALIRLDLREMLEEEGWTVVGEAGDGEEAVRLAEELKPDLVICDVKMPKLDGISAATRIGEARIAPVVMLTAFSQRELVERARDAGAMAYVVKPFGRADLVPAIELAVARYAETKALESEVADLQERFETRKLVDRAKGLLQVSLGLSEPEAFRWLQKTAMDRRAPMKEIARTVIEAGGAPSAQTTSG, encoded by the coding sequence ATGCCGACCCCCACCACCGAGCGCCGCGTCGTCATCGCCGAGGACGAGGCCCTGATCCGCCTCGACCTGCGCGAGATGCTCGAGGAGGAGGGCTGGACCGTCGTGGGCGAGGCCGGCGACGGCGAGGAGGCGGTCCGCCTCGCCGAGGAGCTCAAGCCCGACCTCGTCATCTGCGACGTCAAGATGCCCAAGCTCGACGGCATCAGCGCGGCCACCCGCATCGGCGAGGCGCGGATCGCCCCGGTCGTCATGCTCACCGCCTTCAGCCAGCGCGAGCTCGTGGAGCGGGCGCGCGACGCCGGCGCCATGGCGTACGTCGTGAAGCCGTTCGGCCGCGCCGACCTCGTGCCGGCCATCGAGCTCGCCGTCGCGCGCTACGCGGAGACCAAGGCGCTCGAGTCCGAGGTCGCCGACCTGCAGGAGCGCTTCGAGACCCGCAAGCTCGTCGACCGGGCGAAGGGCCTGCTCCAGGTCTCGCTCGGCCTGTCCGAGCCCGAGGCGTTCCGCTGGCTGCAGAAGACCGCGATGGACCGGCGGGCCCCGATGAAGGAGATCGCCCGCACCGTCATCGAGGCCGGCGGGGCGCCCAGCGCCCAGACCACCTCGGGCTGA
- the pyk gene encoding pyruvate kinase, with protein sequence MRRAKIVCTLGPSVDGYERIKALIQAGMNVARFNLSHADHAEHEARYQWVRQASEELGKPVAVLVDLQGPKIRTGYFADGPVVLTAGDTFTITTEDVQGDASTVSTTYKGLAGDVAPGDPILIDDGRVALKVTSVDGPRVVTEVVEGGVVSNSKGINLPGVGVSVPALSEKDIADLRWALHLRADVIALSFVRDAKDIVDVHRIMDEEGVRLPVIAKVEKPQAVDALEEIVAAFDGIMVARGDLGVELPLEQVPLVQKRAVDLARRYAKPVIVATQMLESMISASRPTRAETSDVANAVLDGADAVMLSGETSVGKFPFETVATMARIVETVETNGLAEIRPLTSRPTTKSGAITAAAAEVAEALDAKYLVTFTQSGDSARRVSRLRHATPLLSFTPDADTGRQLALSWGIETFLVDTVQHTDQMALQVDKTLLGNGMCQEGDLVVIVAGAPPGIPGSINSMRVHRIGDAVNKVAPAYGDLAGSGV encoded by the coding sequence ATGCGCCGTGCGAAGATCGTCTGTACGCTCGGGCCGTCGGTGGACGGCTACGAGCGCATCAAGGCCCTCATCCAGGCGGGCATGAACGTCGCCCGCTTCAACCTCAGCCACGCCGACCACGCCGAGCACGAGGCCCGCTACCAGTGGGTCCGCCAGGCGTCGGAGGAGCTCGGCAAGCCCGTGGCGGTCCTGGTGGACCTGCAGGGCCCCAAGATCCGCACCGGCTACTTCGCCGACGGGCCGGTCGTGCTCACGGCGGGGGACACCTTCACGATCACGACCGAGGACGTCCAGGGCGACGCCTCGACCGTCTCGACCACCTACAAGGGCCTCGCCGGCGACGTCGCGCCGGGGGACCCGATCCTCATCGACGACGGCCGCGTGGCGCTCAAGGTGACCTCGGTCGACGGCCCGCGGGTCGTCACCGAGGTCGTCGAGGGGGGCGTCGTCTCCAACAGCAAGGGCATCAACCTGCCCGGCGTGGGGGTCAGCGTCCCCGCCCTGTCGGAGAAGGACATCGCGGACCTGCGCTGGGCGCTGCACCTGCGCGCCGACGTGATCGCGCTGTCGTTCGTCCGCGACGCCAAGGACATCGTCGACGTCCACCGCATCATGGACGAGGAGGGCGTGCGCCTCCCCGTCATCGCCAAGGTGGAGAAGCCGCAGGCCGTCGACGCGCTCGAGGAGATCGTGGCCGCGTTCGACGGCATAATGGTCGCCCGCGGCGACCTCGGCGTCGAGCTGCCGCTCGAGCAGGTCCCGCTCGTCCAGAAGCGGGCCGTGGACCTCGCCCGCCGCTACGCCAAGCCCGTCATCGTCGCGACCCAGATGCTCGAGTCGATGATCTCCGCCTCGCGCCCGACCCGCGCCGAGACGAGCGACGTCGCCAACGCGGTGCTCGACGGGGCCGACGCGGTGATGCTCTCCGGCGAGACCAGCGTGGGCAAGTTCCCGTTCGAGACGGTCGCGACCATGGCGCGCATCGTCGAGACCGTCGAGACCAACGGCCTCGCGGAGATCCGCCCGCTGACCAGCCGGCCGACGACGAAGAGCGGCGCCATCACGGCCGCTGCGGCCGAGGTCGCCGAGGCGCTCGACGCGAAGTACCTCGTCACCTTCACCCAGAGCGGCGACTCCGCCCGCCGCGTGTCGCGCCTGCGCCACGCGACGCCGCTGCTCTCGTTCACCCCGGACGCCGACACCGGCCGCCAGCTGGCGCTGTCGTGGGGCATCGAGACGTTCCTGGTGGACACCGTGCAGCACACCGACCAGATGGCGCTGCAGGTCGACAAGACGCTGCTCGGCAACGGCATGTGCCAGGAGGGCGACCTCGTCGTCATCGTCGCCGGGGCGCCCCCGGGCATCCCGGGCTCGATCAACTCGATGCGCGTGCACCGCATCGGCGACGCGGTGAACAAGGTCGCGCCGGCGTACGGCGACCTCGCCGGCTCCGGGGTCTGA
- a CDS encoding glutamate synthase subunit beta → MADPRGFLNTGRELPKRRPVEVRIRDWREVYEEMSSEGLRAQAGRCMDCGIPFCHNGCPLGNLIPEWNDLTWRGDWRDAIERLHATNNFPEFTGRLCPAPCESACVLGIGDDPVTIKQVEVSIIDRAWDEGWVQPKPPSRLTGKTVAVVGSGPAGLAAAQQLTRAGHTVAVFERAEEPGGLLRYGIPEFKMEKRHLDRRIAQMRAEGTRFRTGVAVGSDISGEDLYARYDAVVLAVGATAWRDLPVPGRELTGILQAMEFLPHANRYARDATYAVPVTAEGKDVVIIGGGDTGADCLGTSLRQGARSVTQLEIMPRPTDSRPGTQPWPTYPMVYRVSSAHEEGGERVYAVNTQEFLGDEDGAVRALRLVEVRMVDGRFEPVPGTEREIPAQLVLLAMGFVGPEKGSLVEQLGLQLDPRGALVRDAQYASNVPGVFVAGDCGRGQSLIVWAIAEGRSAAAGADAYLRGGASELPVPIQPTARPLLV, encoded by the coding sequence GTGGCTGACCCCCGTGGATTCCTCAACACCGGACGGGAGCTCCCGAAGCGCCGTCCGGTGGAGGTCCGCATCCGCGACTGGCGCGAGGTCTACGAGGAGATGTCCTCGGAGGGCCTGCGCGCCCAGGCCGGACGCTGCATGGACTGCGGGATCCCCTTCTGCCACAACGGCTGCCCGCTCGGGAACCTCATCCCGGAGTGGAACGACCTGACCTGGCGCGGGGACTGGCGCGACGCGATCGAGCGGCTGCACGCGACCAACAACTTCCCGGAGTTCACCGGTCGGCTGTGCCCGGCGCCGTGCGAGTCGGCGTGCGTGCTCGGCATCGGCGACGACCCGGTGACGATCAAGCAGGTCGAGGTCTCGATCATCGACCGCGCCTGGGACGAGGGCTGGGTCCAGCCCAAGCCCCCGTCGCGGCTCACGGGCAAGACCGTCGCGGTCGTGGGCTCCGGCCCCGCCGGGCTCGCCGCCGCCCAGCAGCTCACCCGCGCCGGCCACACGGTCGCGGTCTTCGAGCGGGCGGAGGAGCCGGGCGGGCTGCTGCGCTACGGCATCCCCGAGTTCAAGATGGAGAAGCGCCACCTCGACCGCCGCATCGCGCAGATGCGCGCGGAGGGGACGCGGTTCCGCACCGGCGTGGCCGTCGGCTCCGACATCAGCGGCGAGGACCTGTACGCCCGCTACGACGCCGTCGTGCTGGCCGTCGGCGCGACCGCGTGGCGCGACCTCCCGGTCCCCGGCCGCGAGCTCACCGGGATCCTCCAGGCGATGGAGTTCCTGCCGCACGCCAACCGCTACGCCCGCGACGCCACCTACGCGGTGCCGGTCACCGCGGAGGGGAAGGACGTCGTCATCATCGGCGGCGGCGACACCGGCGCCGACTGCCTCGGCACCTCGTTGCGCCAGGGTGCCCGCTCGGTCACCCAGCTCGAGATCATGCCGCGGCCGACGGACTCGCGACCGGGCACGCAGCCGTGGCCGACGTACCCGATGGTCTACCGGGTGTCCTCCGCGCACGAGGAGGGCGGCGAGCGGGTCTACGCCGTCAACACGCAGGAGTTCCTGGGCGACGAGGACGGCGCCGTCCGCGCGCTGCGCCTGGTCGAGGTGCGCATGGTCGACGGGCGCTTCGAGCCGGTGCCCGGCACCGAGCGCGAGATCCCGGCCCAGCTCGTGCTGCTCGCGATGGGCTTCGTCGGGCCGGAGAAGGGCTCGCTCGTCGAGCAGCTCGGGCTCCAGCTCGACCCGCGGGGCGCGCTCGTGCGCGACGCGCAGTACGCCTCCAACGTCCCCGGCGTCTTCGTCGCCGGCGACTGCGGCCGCGGGCAGTCGCTCATCGTGTGGGCGATCGCCGAGGGCCGGTCGGCGGCGGCGGGGGCCGACGCGTACCTCCGTGGCGGGGCGAGCGAGCTGCCCGTCCCGATCCAGCCGACCGCGCGGCCGCTGCTCGTCTGA
- the gltB gene encoding glutamate synthase large subunit has translation MASVPSALPALQAAGTASAWRTPSAQPVAQGLYDPANERDACGVAMVATLRGTAGHDIVQAALTALRNLDHRGASGAEPDSGDGAGILTQVPDAFLRAVVPVELPAKGGYAVGTAFLPADADEAAAAVAGIERIAAEEGLRVLAWRDVPTTPDILGRTARSVMPSFRQLLVADASDEGRTGTALDRLAFCLRKRAERELGAYFPSLSARTLVYKGMLTTEQLAEFFPDLVDERYATELALVHSRFSTNTFPSWPLAHPYRLIAHNGEINTVRGNRNWMAARESLISSELIPGDLARLSPICTPGASDSASFDEVLELLHLGGRSLPHAVLMMIPEAWEGDAAMDPARRAFYEYHSSFMEPWDGPAAVCFTDGSLVGAVLDRNGLRPGRYWVTEDGLVVLGSEAGVLELDPATVVRKGRLQPGRMFLVDTERGRIVEDDEVKSELAAAAPYADWLRDGLVDLRDLPEREHVVHTHESVIRRQRAFGYTEEELRVLLAPMGRAGAEPIGSMGTDTPIAVLSERPRLLFDYFTQLFAQVTNPPLDAIREELVTSLISTIGPELNLLDATAEHCRQVVLRFPVIDNDELAKIVHIKLPGVQAGYSTHVVKGLYDVDGGADALARRLDEICDEVDRAMEAGARFVVLSDRDSDADRAPIPSLLLTSAVHHHLIRQKTRLQVGLVVEAGDVREVHHVALLIGYGAAAVNPYLAMETVEDLVRQGIVTGVQPEQAVRNLVKALGKGVLKVMSKMGISTVASYRGAQVFEALGLSQELVDRYFTGTPTKLGGIGLDVVAEEVHRRHRSAYPASGALPLHRRLEVGGEYQWRREGEPHLFDPETVFRLQHSTRARRFDVFQQYTSRVNDQSKRLMTLRGLFEFKEGVRPPVPLEEVEPVSSIVKRFGTGAMSYGSISKEAHETLAIAMNRLGGKSNTGEGGEDPERLYDAERRSAVKQVASGRFGVTSEYLVNADDIQIKMAQGAKPGEGGQLPGHKVYPWVARTRHSTPGVGLISPPPHHDIYSIEDLAQLIHDLKNANRDARIHVKLVAEVGVGTVAAGVSKAHADVVLISGHDGGTGASPLTSLKHAGGPWELGLAETQQTLLLNGLRDRIVVQTDGQLKTGRDVVIAALLGAEEFGFATAPLVVSGCIMMRVCHLDTCPVGIATQNPELRKRFTGSPEFVVNFFEFIAEEVRALLAELGFRSIEEAVGHAEVLDTTAAVEHWKAAGLDLTPLLHVPDLPEGTALRNTTKQDHGLDRALDHVLIAAASEALESATPVRIEHTVRNVNRTVGTMLGHEITKRYGGAGLPEDTVVVALTGSAGQSFGAFAPRGLTLRLHGDANDYVGKGLSGGRIVVRPDAAAPFVAERNTIAGNVTLYGATAGEVFLSGLVGERFCVRNSGATAVVEGVGDHACEYMTGGTAVVLGPTGRNLAAGMSGGVAYVLDLREERVNREMVDLEPLDAEDGDLLRLLVTRHREETGSAVALRLLTDWDAALARFTKVMPRDYKRVLEARARALAEGLDADAVVMEAARG, from the coding sequence ATGGCCAGCGTCCCCTCGGCTCTGCCTGCCCTGCAGGCCGCCGGCACAGCGTCCGCCTGGCGGACCCCTTCTGCCCAGCCCGTCGCCCAGGGTCTCTACGACCCGGCCAACGAGCGAGACGCCTGCGGCGTCGCGATGGTCGCCACCCTGCGGGGGACGGCCGGCCACGACATCGTCCAGGCGGCGCTCACCGCGCTGCGCAACCTCGACCACCGCGGCGCCTCCGGCGCCGAGCCCGACTCGGGCGACGGGGCGGGCATCCTCACCCAGGTCCCCGACGCGTTCCTGCGCGCGGTCGTGCCCGTGGAGCTCCCCGCCAAGGGGGGCTACGCCGTGGGCACCGCGTTCCTCCCGGCCGACGCCGACGAGGCCGCTGCCGCCGTGGCGGGGATCGAGCGGATCGCCGCCGAGGAGGGCCTGCGCGTCCTCGCCTGGCGCGACGTCCCCACGACGCCGGACATCCTCGGGCGCACCGCGCGCTCGGTCATGCCGTCGTTCCGCCAGCTCCTCGTCGCGGACGCCTCGGACGAGGGCCGCACCGGCACCGCGCTCGACCGGCTCGCCTTCTGCCTGCGCAAGCGCGCGGAGCGCGAGCTGGGCGCGTACTTCCCGTCGCTGTCGGCGCGCACGCTGGTCTACAAGGGCATGCTCACGACCGAGCAGCTCGCCGAGTTCTTCCCCGACCTCGTCGACGAGCGCTACGCCACCGAGCTCGCCCTGGTGCACTCGCGCTTCTCGACCAACACGTTCCCGTCGTGGCCGCTGGCGCACCCGTACCGCCTCATCGCGCACAACGGCGAGATCAACACCGTGCGCGGCAACCGCAACTGGATGGCCGCCCGCGAGAGCCTCATCTCCTCCGAGCTCATCCCCGGCGACCTCGCCCGGCTGAGCCCGATCTGCACGCCGGGCGCCAGCGACTCGGCGAGCTTCGACGAGGTCCTCGAGCTGCTCCACCTCGGCGGCCGCTCGCTGCCCCACGCCGTCCTCATGATGATCCCGGAGGCGTGGGAGGGCGACGCCGCCATGGACCCCGCGCGGCGGGCGTTCTACGAGTACCACTCCTCGTTCATGGAGCCGTGGGACGGCCCGGCCGCGGTCTGCTTCACCGACGGCTCGCTCGTCGGCGCGGTCCTCGACCGCAACGGCCTGCGCCCCGGCCGCTACTGGGTGACCGAGGACGGCCTCGTCGTCCTCGGCTCCGAGGCCGGCGTGCTCGAGCTCGACCCGGCGACGGTCGTGCGCAAGGGCCGCCTGCAGCCCGGCCGCATGTTCCTCGTCGACACCGAGCGCGGTCGCATCGTCGAGGACGACGAGGTCAAGAGCGAGCTCGCGGCCGCCGCGCCCTACGCCGACTGGCTGCGCGACGGCCTCGTCGACCTGCGCGACCTGCCCGAGCGCGAGCACGTGGTGCACACCCACGAGTCGGTCATCCGGCGCCAGCGCGCCTTCGGCTACACCGAGGAGGAGCTCCGCGTCCTGCTCGCCCCCATGGGCCGCGCTGGCGCCGAGCCGATCGGCTCGATGGGCACCGACACTCCGATCGCGGTGCTCTCCGAGCGCCCGCGGCTGCTCTTCGACTACTTCACCCAGCTGTTCGCGCAGGTGACGAACCCGCCGCTGGACGCGATCCGCGAGGAGCTCGTCACCTCGCTTATCTCGACGATCGGCCCGGAGCTCAACCTGCTCGACGCGACGGCGGAGCACTGCCGCCAGGTCGTGCTGCGCTTCCCGGTCATCGACAACGACGAGCTCGCGAAGATCGTCCACATCAAGCTGCCGGGCGTGCAGGCGGGCTACAGCACCCACGTCGTCAAGGGCCTCTACGACGTCGACGGCGGCGCGGACGCGCTGGCCCGCCGGCTCGACGAGATCTGCGACGAGGTCGACCGGGCCATGGAGGCCGGCGCGCGCTTCGTCGTGCTCTCCGACCGCGACTCCGACGCCGACCGCGCGCCGATCCCGTCGCTGCTGCTCACCTCCGCCGTGCACCACCACCTCATCCGGCAGAAGACCCGGCTGCAGGTCGGCCTCGTCGTCGAGGCCGGGGACGTGCGCGAGGTGCACCACGTCGCGCTGCTCATCGGCTACGGCGCGGCCGCGGTCAACCCGTACCTCGCGATGGAGACGGTCGAGGACCTGGTCCGCCAGGGCATCGTCACCGGCGTCCAGCCCGAGCAGGCGGTCCGCAACCTCGTGAAGGCGCTCGGCAAGGGCGTCCTCAAGGTCATGAGCAAGATGGGCATCTCGACCGTCGCGTCCTACCGCGGCGCCCAGGTGTTCGAGGCGCTCGGCCTCTCGCAGGAGCTCGTCGACCGCTACTTCACCGGTACGCCGACCAAGCTCGGCGGCATCGGCCTCGACGTGGTCGCGGAGGAGGTGCACCGGCGGCACCGCTCGGCGTACCCCGCCTCCGGCGCGCTGCCCCTGCACCGCCGCCTCGAGGTCGGCGGGGAGTACCAGTGGCGCCGCGAGGGCGAGCCGCACCTGTTCGACCCGGAGACGGTCTTCCGCCTCCAGCACTCGACCCGGGCGCGCCGCTTCGACGTCTTCCAGCAGTACACCTCGCGGGTCAACGACCAGTCCAAGCGGCTGATGACGCTGCGCGGGCTGTTCGAGTTCAAGGAGGGCGTCCGCCCGCCGGTGCCGCTCGAGGAGGTCGAGCCGGTCTCGTCGATCGTCAAGCGGTTCGGCACGGGCGCGATGAGCTACGGCTCGATCAGCAAGGAGGCGCACGAGACCCTCGCGATCGCCATGAACCGGCTGGGCGGCAAGTCCAACACCGGTGAGGGCGGCGAGGACCCCGAGCGCCTCTACGACGCCGAGCGCCGCAGCGCCGTCAAGCAGGTCGCGAGCGGCCGCTTCGGCGTGACCAGCGAGTACCTCGTGAACGCCGACGACATCCAGATCAAGATGGCGCAGGGCGCCAAGCCCGGCGAGGGCGGCCAGCTGCCCGGCCACAAGGTCTACCCGTGGGTCGCGCGCACCCGGCACTCCACGCCGGGCGTCGGCCTCATCTCGCCGCCGCCGCACCACGACATCTACTCGATCGAGGACCTCGCCCAGCTCATCCACGACCTGAAGAACGCCAACCGCGACGCCCGCATCCACGTGAAGCTGGTGGCCGAGGTCGGCGTCGGGACGGTCGCGGCGGGCGTGAGCAAGGCGCACGCCGACGTGGTGCTCATCTCGGGCCACGACGGCGGCACGGGCGCCTCGCCGCTGACGAGCCTCAAGCACGCGGGCGGCCCCTGGGAGCTCGGCCTCGCCGAGACCCAGCAGACGCTGCTGCTCAACGGCCTGCGCGACCGGATCGTCGTGCAGACGGACGGCCAGCTGAAGACCGGCCGCGACGTCGTCATCGCCGCGCTGCTCGGCGCGGAGGAGTTCGGCTTCGCGACCGCGCCGCTGGTCGTCAGCGGCTGCATCATGATGCGCGTCTGCCACCTGGACACCTGCCCCGTCGGCATCGCGACGCAGAACCCCGAGCTGCGCAAGCGGTTCACGGGCTCGCCGGAGTTCGTCGTGAACTTCTTCGAGTTCATCGCGGAGGAGGTCCGGGCGCTGCTCGCCGAGCTCGGCTTCCGCAGCATCGAGGAGGCCGTCGGCCACGCCGAGGTGCTGGACACCACGGCCGCGGTGGAGCACTGGAAGGCCGCGGGGCTCGACCTCACGCCGCTGCTCCACGTGCCCGACCTGCCCGAGGGGACGGCCCTGCGCAACACGACCAAGCAGGACCACGGGCTCGACCGCGCGCTCGACCACGTGCTCATCGCCGCGGCGTCCGAGGCGCTCGAGAGCGCGACGCCGGTCCGCATCGAGCACACCGTGCGCAACGTCAACCGCACGGTCGGCACGATGCTCGGCCACGAGATCACCAAGCGCTACGGCGGTGCCGGCCTGCCCGAGGACACCGTGGTGGTGGCCCTCACCGGCTCGGCGGGGCAGTCGTTCGGCGCGTTCGCGCCGCGCGGGCTCACCCTGCGCCTGCACGGCGACGCCAACGACTACGTCGGCAAGGGCCTGTCCGGCGGGCGCATCGTCGTCCGGCCGGACGCGGCCGCGCCGTTCGTCGCCGAGCGCAACACCATCGCGGGCAACGTCACGCTGTACGGCGCGACGGCCGGCGAGGTCTTCCTCTCCGGGCTCGTGGGAGAGCGGTTCTGCGTCCGCAACTCCGGCGCGACCGCGGTCGTCGAGGGCGTGGGCGACCACGCCTGCGAGTACATGACCGGCGGCACCGCGGTCGTGCTCGGCCCGACCGGGCGCAACCTCGCGGCCGGCATGTCGGGCGGCGTCGCGTACGTCCTCGACCTGCGCGAGGAGCGGGTCAACCGCGAGATGGTCGACCTCGAGCCGCTGGACGCCGAGGACGGCGACCTGCTGCGGCTGCTCGTCACCCGGCACCGGGAGGAGACCGGCTCGGCCGTCGCGCTGCGCCTGCTCACCGACTGGGACGCCGCCCTGGCGCGCTTCACCAAGGTGATGCCGCGCGACTACAAGCGCGTCCTCGAGGCGCGCGCCCGGGCCCTCGCCGAGGGTCTCGACGCCGATGCCGTCGTCATGGAGGCCGCACGTGGCTGA